From one Bacillus sp. Marseille-P3661 genomic stretch:
- a CDS encoding DUF1146 family protein, producing the protein MIENFSQQAMVSIVVHLMFFLITWWTLQGIRIDLLIKSGKTGHAKVLLILLTIAIGSAVSNFFLDYFLWSQQLRFFF; encoded by the coding sequence ATGATAGAAAACTTTAGTCAACAAGCAATGGTCAGCATCGTTGTCCATTTAATGTTTTTTTTAATAACTTGGTGGACGCTGCAAGGAATTCGTATTGATTTGCTAATAAAATCAGGGAAAACGGGTCATGCCAAAGTTCTACTCATATTATTAACAATTGCGATCGGTTCAGCAGTAAGCAATTTCTTCTTAGATTACTTCTTATGGTCGCAGCAGCTTAGATTCTTCTTCTAA
- a CDS encoding YwmB family TATA-box binding protein, protein MSKKLLILALIIAFVFQINNYGKTEGTSTIEPLFEIAEVMESHNIEINNWNVYAREDMKSVNSVEEYETKLNELKNSSPNFVWETSTKDGMTETIGIFANAKYNFTEKIKFVAYPHKDNLNAYLIYELNGEKWSADLWGKYLPVFNEKIGKMFEKYPIIFSCVKGQTSDIMESVLYNQALTYLSDFAAEPIEALSEETFISVSAYTENWKNNIPEKNEEMNIQIALREGLGGTTTVVIGTPIITSEY, encoded by the coding sequence GTGAGTAAAAAATTATTAATTTTGGCACTAATCATAGCTTTTGTTTTTCAAATAAATAATTATGGTAAAACAGAAGGTACAAGCACAATCGAGCCCTTATTTGAAATAGCTGAGGTTATGGAGAGTCACAACATTGAAATTAATAATTGGAATGTTTACGCCCGTGAAGATATGAAGAGCGTAAATTCGGTTGAAGAGTATGAAACTAAGTTAAATGAACTAAAGAATAGTTCCCCGAATTTTGTATGGGAAACATCTACTAAAGACGGGATGACTGAAACAATTGGAATATTTGCAAATGCAAAATACAATTTTACAGAAAAAATTAAATTTGTCGCCTACCCCCATAAAGATAATCTAAATGCGTATCTTATATATGAGCTAAATGGAGAAAAATGGAGTGCGGACCTATGGGGGAAATACCTCCCAGTTTTTAATGAAAAAATAGGAAAAATGTTCGAGAAATATCCAATAATATTCTCTTGTGTAAAAGGACAAACAAGTGATATTATGGAAAGTGTTTTGTATAATCAAGCCCTTACGTATTTAAGTGATTTTGCTGCAGAACCAATTGAAGCATTAAGTGAAGAGACATTTATCTCGGTATCTGCATATACTGAAAATTGGAAGAACAACATCCCTGAGAAAAATGAGGAAATGAATATACAAATAGCGTTACGGGAAGGATTGGGCGGTACAACAACGGTTGTAATTGGCACACCAATCATAACGTCTGAATATTAA
- the murA gene encoding UDP-N-acetylglucosamine 1-carboxyvinyltransferase encodes MDKIIVRGGRQLSGTVKVEGAKNAVLPVIAASLLASEGKSVIEDVPSLADVYTINEVLRCLNAEVVFENNSIHVDASKPLKTEAPFEYVRKMRASVLVMGSLLARVGHARVALPGGCAIGSRPIDQHLKGFEAMGAKVTVGNGYIEAKANGRLRGAKVYLDFPSVGATENIMMAATLAKGTTVIENVAKEPEIVDLANFLNSMGAKVRGAGTGTIRIEGVDKLHGTRHTIIPDRVEAGTFMIAAAITKGDIIVKGAVPEHLTALIAKMEEMGVRFEEVKDGIRVIGPEKLKAVDLKTMPYPGFPTDMQAQMMTLLLRAEGSGVITETVFENRFMHVEEFRRMNGDIKIEGRSAIINGPVNLQGAEVSATDLRAAAALILAGLVADGYTRVVELKHLDRGYVNFAEKLASLGADIERINEESVNNNVIKVNFKSNLA; translated from the coding sequence TTGGATAAAATCATCGTCCGTGGTGGTAGGCAGTTGTCAGGTACTGTCAAAGTAGAAGGGGCAAAAAATGCTGTACTGCCTGTCATCGCAGCAAGTTTACTCGCTAGTGAAGGAAAAAGTGTCATTGAAGACGTGCCTTCTCTTGCAGATGTTTACACAATAAACGAAGTATTACGTTGTTTGAATGCCGAAGTTGTTTTTGAAAATAACTCCATTCACGTAGATGCTTCTAAGCCTTTAAAAACAGAAGCACCTTTTGAATATGTTCGAAAGATGCGGGCCTCCGTTTTAGTAATGGGTTCATTGCTAGCTCGTGTAGGTCACGCACGCGTTGCATTGCCTGGAGGATGTGCGATTGGGTCTCGCCCGATTGACCAGCATTTGAAAGGTTTCGAAGCAATGGGAGCTAAGGTAACCGTGGGTAATGGCTATATAGAAGCGAAAGCCAACGGCCGTTTACGCGGTGCAAAAGTTTATTTAGACTTCCCAAGCGTAGGTGCAACTGAAAATATTATGATGGCTGCAACCCTTGCAAAAGGAACAACCGTAATCGAAAATGTTGCCAAAGAGCCTGAAATCGTTGACTTAGCAAACTTCTTAAACTCAATGGGAGCTAAGGTTCGCGGTGCAGGAACGGGCACGATTCGCATTGAAGGTGTCGACAAGCTTCATGGAACTCGTCACACGATCATTCCAGACCGAGTTGAAGCGGGAACATTTATGATTGCAGCTGCCATTACAAAAGGTGATATCATTGTTAAAGGCGCTGTCCCTGAACATTTAACTGCATTAATTGCAAAAATGGAAGAGATGGGTGTCCGTTTTGAGGAAGTAAAAGATGGTATTCGTGTAATCGGGCCTGAAAAATTAAAGGCTGTAGATTTAAAAACGATGCCGTATCCTGGTTTTCCAACTGATATGCAAGCACAAATGATGACATTATTATTACGTGCTGAAGGATCAGGTGTTATTACCGAAACAGTTTTCGAAAATCGTTTTATGCATGTTGAAGAATTCCGCCGTATGAACGGTGATATTAAAATCGAAGGACGTTCTGCTATTATTAACGGTCCTGTCAATCTTCAAGGTGCAGAAGTATCAGCAACAGATCTTCGCGCTGCAGCAGCCCTTATTTTAGCCGGCTTAGTAGCCGATGGCTATACACGTGTTGTTGAACTTAAACATTTAGATCGCGGCTATGTTAACTTTGCTGAAAAATTAGCAAGCCTTGGTGCTGATATTGAACGTATTAATGAAGAAAGCGTCAATAACAACGTAATTAAAGTGAACTTTAAATCAAATCTTGCATAG
- the spoIID gene encoding stage II sporulation protein D has translation MKRMKPLFIMLTSLFAIIILIPTLLVLPFSKEKNTLEVNNGNQSQNSQAIETTASPQQPALEVAVYRSHTKQIDNIPLEEYVKGVVASEMPAEFAIEALKAQSLTARTYIVKQLLNAEKIGTPEGSDVTDTVTHQVYKSPEELKALWGAANYEWKMARITEAVNATKGQIITYEGEPITASFFSTSNGYTENSEDYWKNPFPYLRSVESPWDTESPKFSDRVVMPVAQFEKKLGVKVESPSVGKIVERTAGNRVSKVDINGKSFEGREVREKLDLKSSDFTWKRQGDNIVITTKGYGHGVGMSQYGANGMATEGKSFTDIIAHYYKGTKISSVEPYLQDVIVAKK, from the coding sequence ATGAAACGTATGAAGCCGCTATTTATTATGCTAACCTCACTATTTGCTATCATTATCTTAATACCAACTTTACTAGTCTTACCCTTTTCAAAAGAAAAAAATACATTAGAAGTGAATAATGGCAATCAATCGCAAAATTCACAAGCGATAGAGACTACAGCTTCTCCGCAGCAGCCTGCATTAGAAGTGGCTGTATACAGAAGTCATACAAAGCAAATTGACAATATTCCGTTAGAGGAATATGTAAAAGGCGTTGTTGCATCTGAAATGCCTGCTGAATTTGCAATTGAAGCATTAAAGGCCCAGTCATTAACGGCGCGAACATATATAGTTAAACAATTATTAAATGCTGAAAAAATCGGCACACCAGAAGGCTCTGATGTAACCGATACAGTCACGCATCAAGTTTATAAAAGTCCCGAGGAGCTAAAAGCGCTATGGGGTGCTGCTAATTATGAATGGAAAATGGCGCGCATTACGGAAGCTGTGAATGCTACTAAAGGCCAAATCATCACCTATGAAGGAGAGCCAATTACGGCATCATTTTTTTCAACAAGCAATGGCTATACCGAAAACTCAGAGGACTACTGGAAAAATCCATTTCCATACTTACGCAGTGTTGAAAGCCCGTGGGACACTGAGTCCCCAAAATTTTCCGATCGAGTGGTGATGCCTGTGGCTCAATTTGAGAAGAAATTAGGTGTAAAGGTAGAATCACCTTCAGTCGGTAAAATCGTCGAGCGTACGGCCGGAAACCGAGTTTCTAAGGTGGATATCAATGGAAAGTCATTTGAAGGCCGCGAAGTTCGTGAAAAACTAGACTTAAAATCAAGCGACTTCACTTGGAAACGCCAAGGCGACAACATTGTGATCACAACAAAAGGCTACGGTCACGGCGTTGGCATGAGCCAATATGGCGCCAATGGTATGGCAACAGAAGGCAAATCATTCACTGATATAATTGCTCATTATTATAAAGGAACAAAAATTTCAAGCGTTGAGCCTTATTTGCAAGATGTGATTGTAGCGAAGAAGTAA
- a CDS encoding NERD domain-containing protein, with protein sequence MIKKHRKIPIKAVKLESLLRRLTFNYPNRQRIEDELAMSLAGYRGQQSLDYYISFLDEQKYLILHDVRLHFKDNYYFQMDTVIVCSSFIVIAEVKNMLGELYYDYAHHQLVRTLNEKVEGFEDPVLQVDRQRLQFKYWLQKNKLPFIPIEPLVVNSNSSAILKIDPQYQKFLQHVIRIPKFPFKIESIANTHKKECMNATDLKKITRLLISQHVPEDPNMIKKFNINRSEILMGVQCPTCNKLPLQRQRGTWYCSSCKKGYKNAHLQAIKDYSMLIDDKINNEKLRSILHLSSKSVASKMLVSLKFKQSGGRKNRTYILPKPHEWDETK encoded by the coding sequence ATGATAAAAAAACACAGAAAAATACCGATCAAGGCCGTTAAACTTGAATCACTACTAAGGCGACTAACATTTAATTATCCAAACAGGCAAAGAATTGAAGATGAATTAGCAATGTCTTTAGCGGGTTACCGTGGTCAACAATCATTAGATTATTATATAAGTTTTCTGGACGAGCAAAAGTACCTCATTCTTCATGATGTTAGACTTCATTTTAAAGACAATTATTATTTTCAAATGGATACGGTAATAGTATGTTCCAGTTTTATAGTCATCGCAGAAGTCAAAAACATGCTAGGTGAACTCTATTATGATTATGCACACCATCAACTTGTTCGAACATTAAATGAAAAAGTGGAAGGATTTGAAGATCCTGTTCTGCAGGTAGACCGTCAGCGGCTCCAATTTAAATACTGGTTACAGAAAAATAAACTGCCTTTTATTCCGATTGAACCACTAGTTGTGAACAGCAATTCTTCGGCAATACTTAAAATTGATCCTCAATATCAAAAATTTCTCCAACATGTCATTCGTATTCCAAAATTCCCTTTTAAAATAGAAAGCATTGCAAACACACATAAGAAAGAGTGTATGAATGCAACAGATTTAAAAAAGATAACTCGCTTATTAATAAGTCAGCATGTGCCTGAAGATCCTAATATGATAAAAAAATTCAATATTAATCGATCCGAGATCTTAATGGGTGTCCAATGTCCTACTTGTAATAAATTACCCCTCCAACGGCAGCGTGGAACATGGTATTGTTCAAGTTGTAAGAAAGGATACAAGAATGCTCATTTACAAGCGATTAAGGATTATTCAATGCTTATAGATGATAAAATTAACAATGAAAAGTTACGTAGTATTTTACATCTATCTTCGAAATCTGTTGCTAGTAAAATGCTAGTTTCATTAAAATTTAAGCAATCTGGAGGGCGGAAAAATCGCACCTATATCCTTCCGAAACCACATGAATGGGATGAAACTAAATAA
- a CDS encoding endonuclease/exonuclease/phosphatase family protein, which produces MENRVTKDFLSFMSWNVYLGADFTSILTTTPTKLPQVVTDVFRQFLATSLPARVKEIARQILFKTPDIIGLQEVVQWQLVAPHSQPVTYDFIELLLNELKKRGLNYEVAAVNSNFSIELPTSHGNLVRFMDRDAILVRKRLSFTIMQRKETNFRNNLVLKIGGQPVEVIRGWSFIDIKVNERTLRVINTHLEPVSSLIQVAQGNELLKGPAQTLLPVIILGDFNSKADGSGTLTYRNFIHAGFHDVWAEVGNGPGYTCCQDPDLLNATSSLNKRIDYIFYKNGWKPNVSILVGEEQDDRTPTALWPSDHAGVYAILFFKEMPNDEG; this is translated from the coding sequence GTGGAAAATAGGGTCACTAAAGACTTCCTTTCATTTATGTCATGGAATGTTTATTTAGGTGCAGATTTTACATCTATTTTAACCACCACACCAACTAAGCTCCCTCAAGTCGTAACGGACGTATTTCGTCAATTCCTCGCAACAAGCCTTCCCGCCCGTGTTAAAGAAATTGCACGACAAATTTTATTCAAAACTCCAGATATTATTGGCTTACAAGAAGTTGTTCAATGGCAGCTAGTTGCCCCACATTCACAACCCGTAACCTACGATTTTATTGAATTGCTGTTGAATGAATTGAAGAAAAGAGGATTAAATTATGAAGTCGCTGCGGTCAACAGTAATTTTTCGATAGAATTACCGACTAGCCATGGAAATTTAGTACGATTTATGGACCGAGATGCGATCCTCGTACGAAAACGACTGAGTTTCACTATTATGCAACGAAAGGAAACAAATTTTAGAAACAATCTTGTTTTAAAAATTGGCGGACAGCCTGTGGAAGTTATTCGTGGATGGTCATTCATCGATATTAAGGTCAATGAACGTACCTTACGGGTCATTAACACCCATCTCGAGCCCGTTTCTTCATTAATCCAAGTCGCTCAAGGTAACGAATTATTGAAAGGTCCAGCCCAAACATTGTTGCCGGTGATTATTCTAGGAGACTTCAACTCAAAAGCCGATGGTTCTGGTACACTGACATACAGAAATTTCATTCATGCTGGCTTTCACGATGTATGGGCAGAAGTTGGTAATGGTCCAGGGTATACATGTTGCCAAGATCCTGATTTATTGAATGCGACGTCCTCTTTAAATAAAAGGATTGATTATATATTTTACAAAAACGGCTGGAAACCGAATGTTTCTATATTGGTTGGTGAAGAACAAGATGACAGAACGCCAACAGCTCTCTGGCCTTCTGATCATGCAGGTGTATATGCCATCTTATTTTTTAAAGAAATGCCAAATGACGAGGGTTAG
- a CDS encoding M23 family metallopeptidase: protein MREEEKLTSQGSKWRKVLRKRWVLPAVYIGSAAILLTGVLWFQAATNNDVADENQENVTDSAEYAQYEDAVPVNAQEENFKMPVVDENAVTIKKQFYDNDASSEEQEAALVFYNNTYYPSTGIDIAMESGESFDVVASLSGTVVRAENDSLLGNVVEIEHEDGIATFYQSLGEVHVEAGAFVDQGEVIGTAGSSVYNKDAGTHVHFEIRQNNEPVNPIEFFNKPLSSIKEAAETEETEKATEETEKATEESAEQPAEESEKAPEQSTEQPKEDKAAEESSKQPADESSDQPADDSEKDSEKPAEGEESTNVEQGA from the coding sequence ATGAGAGAGGAAGAAAAATTAACTTCTCAAGGTTCTAAGTGGCGTAAAGTATTAAGAAAGCGTTGGGTATTACCAGCAGTTTATATTGGAAGTGCTGCAATTCTATTAACTGGTGTTCTTTGGTTCCAAGCAGCTACAAACAATGATGTAGCAGATGAAAATCAAGAAAATGTAACAGACAGTGCAGAATACGCACAGTATGAAGATGCTGTACCAGTTAACGCACAAGAGGAAAATTTCAAAATGCCTGTTGTCGATGAAAACGCAGTAACCATTAAAAAACAATTCTATGATAATGATGCATCAAGTGAAGAACAAGAAGCTGCTCTAGTTTTCTATAATAATACGTATTATCCAAGTACTGGTATCGATATTGCAATGGAGAGTGGAGAAAGCTTTGATGTTGTTGCATCTTTAAGCGGAACTGTAGTAAGAGCAGAAAATGACTCTTTACTAGGTAATGTAGTAGAAATCGAGCATGAAGATGGAATCGCCACATTCTATCAAAGCTTAGGTGAAGTACATGTTGAAGCTGGTGCATTTGTAGATCAAGGGGAAGTCATTGGTACAGCTGGTAGCAGCGTTTATAATAAAGATGCTGGTACACATGTTCACTTTGAAATTCGTCAAAACAACGAACCTGTAAATCCGATTGAATTCTTTAATAAACCACTGTCTTCAATAAAAGAAGCAGCTGAAACTGAAGAAACAGAAAAAGCTACTGAAGAAACAGAAAAGGCAACTGAGGAATCTGCAGAACAACCAGCAGAAGAATCAGAAAAAGCTCCTGAACAATCAACCGAACAACCAAAAGAAGATAAAGCAGCTGAGGAATCTTCAAAACAGCCAGCTGACGAGTCTTCAGACCAACCTGCTGATGATTCAGAAAAAGACAGTGAAAAGCCTGCTGAAGGCGAAGAAAGTACAAACGTAGAACAAGGTGCTTAA
- a CDS encoding DUF4212 domain-containing protein, with amino-acid sequence MKKIDKSVADAYFKARTRSIIIYLAIGFLVSFGVVIGIGAFQGFKFNGMPFHYFMAAQGAVVTFIILLFVNAIVSDRIDRKFGIDEKRNETLSAGKTIDH; translated from the coding sequence ATGAAAAAAATTGATAAGAGTGTAGCAGATGCGTACTTTAAAGCGCGCACACGGAGCATTATCATCTACTTAGCAATTGGGTTTCTAGTTTCATTCGGGGTTGTGATTGGGATCGGTGCTTTCCAAGGGTTCAAATTTAATGGGATGCCATTTCATTACTTCATGGCAGCACAAGGAGCAGTAGTAACGTTCATCATTTTATTATTCGTGAATGCAATCGTGAGCGATAGAATTGATCGCAAGTTTGGAATTGATGAAAAGCGTAACGAAACGCTAAGTGCAGGTAAAACGATTGATCACTAA
- a CDS encoding sodium:solute symporter family protein, protein MDQQLIVSLAFILASFALYIGIAIYNQAKSTSDFYVSGRGVSPVWNGMAIGADWMSAASFIGMAGTIMLLGYDGLAYIMGWTGGYLLLTFLLAPQLRKYGRYTVPEFLGDRYGSSKARLLGAVATIIICFTYSIGQLSGSGVVIGRLLEVDAKIGTLIGVVLIAFYASMGGMKGITWTQVAQYIVLIVAYLVPVIFMSLQLTGNPIPWLSYGEVVSSFEQLDKDLGISEYFVPFTNGSHAQFLALMFTLMAGTAGLPHVIVRFYTVPTMKAARWSGAWALLFIGLLYLSAPAYAAFSRFILMTQVAGQQITNLPAWTASWVETGKLKVADTSGDGILQWSELVIANDIVVMATPEIANLGVFVIGLVAAGAMAAALSTAGGLMISISSALAHDIYFRTINPNASEKKRLAVGRWSILIATLVAGLVALNPPGAITQIVAWAFALASGSFFPALILGVWWKRSNAQGVIAGITIGLAVTLAYIFAAKYGGFTIAGIIDTGAGVFGAAAGFLANIIVSLATPAPSQKLQEEVLDLRYPEQMTYKNGEVWMDDDGGTNQVG, encoded by the coding sequence ATGGATCAGCAATTAATAGTTTCATTGGCCTTTATTTTAGCGTCTTTTGCACTTTATATTGGTATTGCTATTTATAATCAAGCGAAATCAACTTCAGATTTCTATGTATCAGGTCGCGGTGTTTCGCCGGTTTGGAACGGAATGGCGATTGGCGCCGACTGGATGAGTGCTGCGTCATTTATTGGTATGGCGGGTACAATTATGTTACTAGGCTACGATGGCTTAGCCTACATTATGGGTTGGACAGGCGGCTATTTATTATTAACATTTTTGCTTGCTCCACAGCTTCGTAAGTACGGCCGTTATACAGTTCCTGAGTTTCTTGGTGACCGCTATGGCAGCAGTAAAGCACGCTTATTAGGTGCGGTTGCAACGATTATTATTTGTTTTACCTATTCAATTGGACAGCTTTCCGGTTCAGGGGTTGTGATTGGCCGCTTATTGGAAGTAGATGCCAAAATCGGTACATTAATAGGGGTAGTGCTGATTGCATTTTACGCATCAATGGGTGGTATGAAAGGGATTACGTGGACACAAGTTGCGCAGTATATCGTATTAATTGTTGCTTACTTAGTTCCAGTTATCTTTATGTCGTTACAACTAACAGGAAATCCAATTCCTTGGTTATCATATGGTGAGGTTGTTTCTAGCTTTGAGCAGCTCGATAAAGATCTCGGCATTTCTGAATACTTTGTACCCTTTACAAATGGTTCACATGCACAGTTTCTTGCACTTATGTTTACATTAATGGCCGGTACGGCTGGTCTTCCGCATGTTATCGTTCGTTTTTATACAGTTCCTACAATGAAAGCTGCACGTTGGAGTGGAGCTTGGGCATTATTATTCATCGGTTTATTATACTTATCTGCACCAGCATACGCTGCGTTTTCACGTTTTATTTTAATGACACAAGTAGCTGGACAACAAATTACAAATTTACCAGCTTGGACAGCATCATGGGTTGAAACGGGTAAGCTGAAAGTTGCGGATACAAGCGGTGACGGTATTCTTCAATGGTCCGAATTAGTGATCGCCAACGATATCGTCGTTATGGCAACACCTGAAATTGCTAATCTAGGTGTATTCGTCATCGGTTTAGTAGCGGCAGGAGCGATGGCAGCTGCGCTTTCAACTGCAGGCGGTTTAATGATCTCGATTTCTTCGGCACTTGCACATGATATTTATTTCCGTACGATCAATCCAAATGCAAGTGAGAAAAAGCGTCTTGCAGTGGGTCGCTGGTCGATTTTAATCGCAACACTTGTTGCTGGTTTAGTTGCGCTTAACCCTCCAGGTGCGATTACGCAAATCGTTGCATGGGCATTCGCGTTAGCATCGGGTTCATTCTTCCCGGCACTTATTTTAGGTGTATGGTGGAAACGTTCCAATGCACAAGGTGTAATTGCCGGTATAACAATTGGACTTGCAGTAACGTTAGCGTATATATTTGCCGCAAAATATGGTGGGTTTACCATTGCTGGCATCATCGATACTGGAGCTGGTGTGTTTGGAGCAGCCGCAGGCTTTTTAGCTAATATCATCGTGTCACTTGCAACTCCAGCGCCATCGCAAAAACTTCAAGAAGAAGTGTTAGACTTGCGCTATCCAGAACAAATGACCTACAAAAATGGCGAGGTATGGATGGATGATGATGGAGGGACAAATCAGGTTGGTTAA
- a CDS encoding DUF294 nucleotidyltransferase-like domain-containing protein — translation MVKEQIYEAVKIHPFFRGVPFYEMKKLVNQCVLKEYAPSELIYQANQERVGLILLVEGAAEVHISLEKDDHTESLEVIQKGELIGFPSLADFLGVSKSNLYEEMVRVKALEPSVGLLIPFAVIQQRWNDEGVRDYLLRQSAMRLKDIYTSLAEQVKISRQISESNHFIVRVQDVMGPAVMATSQTTVQDVAVKMSQNKTDAVLITDGGKLVGIITKTDLVNRVLAKSKPYDLHVEDVMTKNPSTILRLEYYYAALTAMILQGFQHLPVLHEETGQVMGVVSLGALLRKKNENTAKTIKQIEQIDEENLAAVKQAIYQVLEKLIQDNVPVLHTLEVITALYDRLAVRCVQLAVDSLRTRHGLTPPADFCWYVMGSAGRGEQFMMTDQDHFLVYDDVEEGQRERTELYFEVLGEEIVSFLERAGYVRCIGKMMSNNAVWRGSLNSWNNRLRSWMLKATNDNILLAQNFFSFRYLYGALKLNEKFQPQVTKSMERSKIFLYRMAQVEKEHSIPTLDHPIRSLFRLERKSIDIKKEILFPFHHSLQILTLSHGIIAGTPKERVEFLVAKNVLTENFAADLKTAFSDVMSMYVKQKWNQTKRGVPTSSILTFTHLTTREKEELILTLKTFRELQSQMLAEYRV, via the coding sequence TTGGTTAAAGAACAAATCTATGAGGCAGTGAAAATACACCCCTTTTTTCGAGGGGTGCCTTTCTATGAAATGAAAAAGCTAGTAAATCAATGTGTGCTGAAGGAATATGCACCGTCAGAGCTCATTTATCAAGCCAATCAGGAGCGGGTTGGTCTTATTTTACTAGTAGAAGGAGCGGCTGAGGTTCATATTTCTTTGGAAAAAGACGACCATACCGAATCGTTGGAGGTTATTCAAAAAGGAGAGCTCATCGGATTTCCGAGTTTAGCAGATTTCCTAGGTGTATCCAAATCGAATTTGTATGAAGAAATGGTTCGGGTCAAAGCGCTTGAACCTTCAGTTGGACTATTAATTCCGTTTGCTGTTATTCAGCAGAGATGGAATGATGAAGGTGTGCGCGATTATTTGTTGCGGCAAAGCGCGATGCGGTTAAAGGATATTTATACGTCGCTGGCTGAACAAGTGAAAATTTCCCGGCAAATTAGTGAAAGCAATCATTTTATTGTTCGCGTCCAGGATGTAATGGGGCCAGCTGTTATGGCAACATCGCAAACAACTGTTCAAGATGTGGCTGTAAAAATGTCACAAAACAAAACCGATGCTGTGTTGATCACGGATGGCGGAAAGCTTGTTGGCATTATTACAAAAACAGATCTCGTCAATCGAGTCCTAGCCAAATCAAAGCCATACGATCTGCATGTTGAAGATGTGATGACGAAAAATCCAAGCACCATCTTGCGTTTAGAGTATTACTATGCGGCTTTAACCGCGATGATTTTGCAAGGCTTTCAGCATTTGCCGGTGCTGCACGAAGAAACTGGCCAAGTGATGGGTGTAGTGTCTCTTGGCGCACTTTTACGTAAAAAAAATGAAAATACCGCGAAAACCATTAAACAAATTGAACAAATTGATGAAGAAAACCTAGCAGCTGTAAAGCAAGCCATCTATCAAGTTCTTGAAAAATTAATACAAGATAATGTGCCCGTCCTGCATACACTTGAAGTGATCACCGCCTTATACGATCGGCTAGCTGTTCGGTGTGTGCAGCTAGCGGTGGATTCATTACGAACGAGACATGGCCTGACACCCCCAGCTGATTTTTGCTGGTATGTAATGGGCAGTGCGGGTCGAGGTGAGCAATTCATGATGACCGATCAAGATCATTTTCTCGTCTATGATGATGTTGAAGAAGGGCAGCGCGAACGAACGGAGCTTTATTTTGAGGTGCTAGGTGAAGAAATCGTGAGCTTTTTGGAGCGAGCAGGTTATGTGCGTTGTATCGGTAAAATGATGAGCAATAACGCTGTGTGGCGCGGTTCCTTGAACTCCTGGAACAATCGTCTGCGTTCGTGGATGCTGAAGGCAACAAACGATAACATTCTACTTGCCCAAAACTTCTTTTCCTTCCGATATTTATATGGAGCTTTAAAATTAAATGAGAAATTCCAACCCCAAGTTACCAAGAGCATGGAACGCTCCAAAATCTTTTTATATAGAATGGCACAGGTAGAAAAAGAGCATAGCATCCCAACTCTGGATCATCCGATTCGCTCGCTATTTCGTCTAGAGCGGAAAAGTATTGATATCAAAAAAGAAATACTATTCCCGTTTCACCATAGTCTGCAAATTTTAACACTGTCACATGGAATCATAGCGGGTACACCAAAGGAACGCGTGGAATTTTTAGTTGCGAAGAACGTCTTGACCGAAAACTTCGCAGCCGATTTAAAAACAGCCTTCAGCGATGTAATGAGCATGTACGTCAAACAAAAATGGAACCAAACCAAACGAGGTGTCCCAACATCATCAATCCTAACATTCACACACCTCACCACTCGCGAAAAAGAAGAGCTAATCCTAACACTAAAAACATTCCGCGAGCTGCAAAGCCAGATGCTGGCGGAGTATAGGGTGTAG